In Verrucomicrobiota bacterium JB022, the genomic stretch TTCTGCGCCCGTTCGCGATTTTCCATCGTGGCATGCACCAAAGCGAGGTTGGCATAGGACTGCGCGGTATCGGCATGTTTTTCGCCGAGCGAAGCCAAACGGGCATCGAGCGCCATCATGTGCATCTCACGCGCTTGCTCAAACTGACCATAACGGTAGTAAAGCCCCCCCAAATTGTTACAGACGAGTCCGGTCTGTTCGTGCTCACTGCCCAGCTCTTCGTGAGAGATTTTCAAAGCTTCGAGCAGGAGGCCTTCCGCCTCTTCGAAATTCCCTTCAGCGTCGTAAAAAAACGCCAGGTTGTTGCTCAAATCCGCGATATCCAGCAAAGCGGGCGGGTCAAGACGGCGGAAGTGGGCAATGGCCCGTTCGTAAAATCGCTTGGCCTCGGCCGGCATGTCATCAAGGTCATTCAAAACGGCCAGGCTCGCGCTCACGCGGCCGCGCTGCTCGTGGTTCGCCCGTTGTTTGCGCAGCAATTCCAAGGCCTCTTCGTAGGCTTCGCGCCCTTCGTGATAGTCTCCGGACTGGCGCAGCAAATCCCCCATGACCTCCAGAGAGAGAGCCAGTTCCACGATCCCGTTATCGCCCGACGCATGCAAGGAACGCGCTTTAC encodes the following:
- a CDS encoding tetratricopeptide repeat protein, which translates into the protein MFNAHSKESGTTNLLHMLESRVESLIEKGRFEEARETAEAAVSKARSLHASGDNGIVELALSLEVMGDLLRQSGDYHEGREAYEEALELLRKQRANHEQRGRVSASLAVLNDLDDMPAEAKRFYERAIAHFRRLDPPALLDIADLSNNLAFFYDAEGNFEEAEGLLLEALKISHEELGSEHEQTGLVCNNLGGLYYRYGQFEQAREMHMMALDARLASLGEKHADTAQSYANLALVHATMENRERAQ